GTGGTAGAGTGTCGTGTTGGAGACGGAACTACCTTGGGAGCGGGAGCTGGAAGAAACGTAAAGATTGCAGGATTGAGAGCAGCTCAAAATGTGCTTCAAAATAAGCCGGTCCTTGAAAAATACGCCAGCCTTCGTGCTGCTATACCTAGAACCGAATCCGttgtgaagaaagaagagatgttcaagaataagaagaataaCTCAAACGACAGCAAGCCATCTTCTGGCGGCGCTATTAAGTTGAACTCTAAGGGTGAGTTTTTTGTAGAATAGACCTTCACTGACATGGGACGAAAATGTAGACTATTGAAATGCTCAGTCTATACAAATGGTACATATTGTTCATTATTAAGACCTTTGTTCTAAAGAGTCTGGCTTTACCTTCTTAATAGTACCGCCATCGGCTTGTTCGGCCATGATCGCACCCATGCCATTTTGAGCAGTTGGcgtctcttcttttgccTGTGATctgttcctcttcttcttcagagCATCTGGTGATTCATACTCCCTCGTTACCAATGTCAAAAGTGTGTTAGATCTTTTCGATAAGTCATGCAATGACCTCGTCTTGATGAACCAGTCGAATGTGAAGAGATCGCTTACCATGATTTCCTGTTTCACTTTTTCATATAATCTTTCCGCAAAAAGTCCGTATTTGCTCAAGGTCAATAGTATAAACTTGTCTTCCAAGTTATTGTATGTTCTTCTTGCATTGTTTGGCGGATACTGTATTGTCATTTCTTGTAAAGGGAATTTGTATTGCTGCACCTTTTTCCTCAAAATGTATTCCTGTTGTTTTAACCTctcgttcttcttctcaccattttcaatcGTAGCCAGATATTTCTCATGACCTATTATCTCTCTATACCTTTCCCAGAACGTTTTGGAGTACTTCTTCACCTCTTCAGGGTCTTTTGTGCCGATCGATTTACTGATCATCTCAATATTTGTCCGGCCATATTTAGCACATGCGCTAACGAAAGACATTAAATCTCGTTTAGTCCAATTGCTGAACGCCTGAGATATCAGTTgttgcttcttctcttcatcttctgcagTAAAATCCTCGGCAGagtcaatttcttcttgtctcAGTCGAATCTTATTAGAAGTTTCTTCGTCACACCATTCTGCATCGGGCTCCCGTTCGCGgccatcttcatcctcgcTGTCTGTCTCACCTCCAAAATCTGAAGCGGTAACTTTGTAattgactttcttcttgaatgacaattgctctttcttTTGCAGTGCATCCAACTCCCTAGGGAAAAACTGGAAGTCTTGTCCTTGTACCAATTTTGGAGCCCGTGGAGCTTTTGGTTGTGGCGTAGACttatttgatgatttttgaTTGCCGCCGATTATTTCTTTGTAGTAGTCATCAACTGAGTAGGTTTGCTGttcccttcttctttctcttcttgaaggGTTTATCCATTCAACAACCTTGTCGTCCGacttcttttgaaagtttttACCATTCCATTCATAAGCGGATTGATTTTCAGTACCGTTGAATTTCTGCAGGTCATCCAAACCAAGTGCTTCATATTTAGCATTGAGTTCTTTGGTTTTCCGATCACCTTTCTGCAGgatctcttcaatatcgTCGTCCACGCTTATTTTCGAAGACTGTTTCTCGAAGACGTTCTTGGCACCAAACTGGATCATTTCTATCAAATCGTCCTTATTATTCCCCAAATTGGCAGTCTTCTTACCATTACCTTGTTGAATAACCAGTTGGTCCAGTCTCAGCTTCTGTGCAGCTCTTTCGATGACTTTCTCTTCGATAGCATTTTCTGTGACGAAGCGATAAACATGAACTTGCTTCTTTTGACCAATTCTGTGAGCTCTATCCATGGCTTGCAGATCAGCCTGGGGATTCCAGTCAGAGTCATACAGAACAACCGTATCTGCCGTAACCAAGTTGATTCCGAGACCACCAGCACGAGTGGTTAACAAAAAAACAAACTTTTCAGAGTCTGGTTTATTAAATTCGTCGATagcttcaattctttcctCATGCGCAGTGGAACCATCGATTCTACAATATTCATATTCTCTGAAAAAACAATAATCCTCTAATATATCCAATAGTCTTGACATTTGACTGAAAATGAGTACCCTTGATCCCTTCTCCTTTAATCTATGAAGTAGCTTGTCTAAAACAATCATCTTACCTGCGTTGTAGACAAGGTGCTCGTCTGTGGTATAAGGTGGACCCGGCTCTGCACCTTCAAATAAATATGGATGATTACAGCACTTTCTTAGTTGCATGACAATGTTCAGTAGTCGTGTCTTCCCCTCACGCTTCCCAACAACGCCGTTCACAGCATCGATATCTTTCTCTAGTAAAGATTTATACCAGTGTATCTGCATGTCAGTCATACCGACATAGAGATTTGTCTCGATCTTCGGCAGCAATGACTTCTCAACGTCGGCTTTAATTCTTCTCAGCAGGAAAGGATTCAAGACGGTATGCAACTGTTGAACAACAACTTCCTGATCCTCTTCGCTGTTGTTTTGTTCAAACCATTCATCGAAAATCTCCGAATCTCCAAACACGTCAGGCAGTAGAAAATTCAGCAAAGCCCAAAGCTCGTGCAAATTATTCTGAAGCGGTGTACCCGTAATTAGCAAACGGTTCTTAGAATAGAACAGTCTAAtgatttgagaaagag
This DNA window, taken from Torulaspora delbrueckii CBS 1146 chromosome 2, complete genome, encodes the following:
- the ISW2 gene encoding DNA translocase (similar to Saccharomyces cerevisiae ISW2 (YOR304W); ancestral locus Anc_8.778), with amino-acid sequence MNLKGNVDKDAKYWAKRKANFILDIDPKLAKQRDKNDTYKRFRHLLSLTDLFRHFISIRAKQDKNIQKLLRGIDSDSKRKKSISDGTRHNRKSEKEEDAELMADEEIEGDDDYGDSNFVTESPSYIQHGKLRDYQIQGLNWLIALHENKLSGILADEMGLGKTLQTISFLGHLRYRKGIEGPFLVIVPKSTLDNWRREFAKWTPEVNAIVLHGDKNARQEILQDVILEAKFDVLITSYEMVIKEKGTLKRLAWQYIIIDEAHRIKNEASTLSQIIRLFYSKNRLLITGTPLQNNLHELWALLNFLLPDVFGDSEIFDEWFEQNNSEEDQEVVVQQLHTVLNPFLLRRIKADVEKSLLPKIETNLYVGMTDMQIHWYKSLLEKDIDAVNGVVGKREGKTRLLNIVMQLRKCCNHPYLFEGAEPGPPYTTDEHLVYNAGKMIVLDKLLHRLKEKGSRVLIFSQMSRLLDILEDYCFFREYEYCRIDGSTAHEERIEAIDEFNKPDSEKFVFLLTTRAGGLGINLVTADTVVLYDSDWNPQADLQAMDRAHRIGQKKQVHVYRFVTENAIEEKVIERAAQKLRLDQLVIQQGNGKKTANLGNNKDDLIEMIQFGAKNVFEKQSSKISVDDDIEEILQKGDRKTKELNAKYEALGLDDLQKFNGTENQSAYEWNGKNFQKKSDDKVVEWINPSRRERRREQQTYSVDDYYKEIIGGNQKSSNKSTPQPKAPRAPKLVQGQDFQFFPRELDALQKKEQLSFKKKVNYKVTASDFGGETDSEDEDGREREPDAEWCDEETSNKIRLRQEEIDSAEDFTAEDEEKKQQLISQAFSNWTKRDLMSFVSACAKYGRTNIEMISKSIGTKDPEEVKKYSKTFWERYREIIGHEKYLATIENGEKKNERLKQQEYILRKKVQQYKFPLQEMTIQYPPNNARRTYNNLEDKFILLTLSKYGLFAERLYEKVKQEIMVSDLFTFDWFIKTRSLHDLSKRSNTLLTLVTREYESPDALKKKRNRSQAKEETPTAQNGMGAIMAEQADGGTIKKVKPDSLEQRS